In one Dama dama isolate Ldn47 chromosome 5, ASM3311817v1, whole genome shotgun sequence genomic region, the following are encoded:
- the GRB7 gene encoding growth factor receptor-bound protein 7 isoform X1, translating to MELGLSPLHLSSSPEDLYLASGTPPETPPPLDAPLSGEVKRSQPLPIPTGRKLLREEELQSTSLPSIPNPFPELCSPSSQSPILGGSSSARGLLPRDTSCPHVIKVYSEDGTCRSVEVAAGATARYVCEMLVHRSHSLSDENWGLVECHPYLALERALEDHESVAEVQAAWPIGGDSRIVFRKNFAKYELFKSTPHSLFPEKMVSSCLDAHTGISHEDVIQNFLNAGSFPEIQGFLHLRGSGRKLWKRFFCFLRRSGLYYSTKGTSKDPRHLQYVADVNESNVYVVTQGRKFYGMPTDFGFCIKPNKLRNGHKGLRLFCTEDEQSRSCWLAAFRLFKFGVQLYKNYQQTLCRHLCPPSGGSPPLRSVSDNTLVAMDFSGHAGRVIENPREALSAALEEAQAWRKKTNHRLSLPTPSSGTSLSAAIHRTQPWFHGRISREESQRLIRQQGLVDGLFLVRESQRNPQGFVLSLCHAQKVKHYLILPSEEEGRLYFSMDEGQTRFTDLLQLVEFHQLNRGILPCLLRYCCTRVAL from the exons ATGGAGCTGGGTCTGTCTCCGCTTCATCTCAGCAGCTCCCCAGAAGACCTGTACCTGGCCTCTGGGACCCCTCCTGAGACTCCCCCGCCTCTCGATGCCCCTCTGTCTGGGGAGGTGAAGAGGTCCCAGCCTCTGCCCATTCCAACCGGCAG GAAACTTCTTCGAGAGGAGGAGCTGCAGTCAACCTCTCTGCCCTCCATCCCCAACCCCTTCCCCGAGCTCTGCAGTCCTTCTTCACAGAGCCCCATTCTTGGGGGGTCCTCCAGTGCAAGGGGGCTGCTCCCTCGAGACACTAGCTGCCCCCAT gtcataaAGGTGTACAGTGAAGACGGGACCTGCCGCTCGGTGGAGGTGGCGGCGGGCGCCACGGCTCGCTACGTGTGCGAGATGCTGGTGCACCGATCTCACTCCCTGAGTGACGAGAACTGGGGGCTGGTGGAGTGCCACCCCTACCTAGCACTGG AGCGGGCCTTGGAGGACCATGAGTCAGTGGCAGAAGTGCAGGCTGCCTGGCCCATTGGTGGAGACAGCCGCATCGTCTTCCGGAAGAACTTTGCCAAATACGAACTGTTCAAGAGCACTCCA CACTCCCTATTCCCAGAAAAGATGGTCTCTAGCTGTCTGGATGCACATACAGGCATATCCCATGAGGACGTCATCCAG AACTTCCTGAATGCAGGCAGCTTCCCAGAGATCCAGGGCTTCCTGCACCTCCGGGGGTCAGGGCGCAAGCTTTGGAAACGTTTTTTTTGCTTCCTGCGCCGCTCTGGCCTGTATTACTCCACCAAGGGCACTTCCAAG GATCCGAGGCACCTGCAGTACGTAGCAGACGTGAACGAGTCCAATGTGTACGTGGTGACCCAGGGCCGCAAGTTCTACGGGATGCCCACAGACTTTGGCTTCTGTATCAAG CCAAACAAGCTTCGAAATGGCCACAAGGGGCTTCGCCTCTTCTGCACTGAGGATGAGCAGAGCCGCAGCTGCTGGTTGGCCGCCTTCCGCCTCTTCAAG TTTGGGGTACAGCTGTATAAGAATTACCAGCAGACCCTGTGCCGCCACCTGTGCCCACCCTCTGGGGGCTCCCCACCCTTG AGGAGTGTCTCAGACAACACCCTGGTGGCCATGGACTTCTCCGGCCATGCCGGGCGTGTCATTGAGAACCCCCGGGAAGCTCTGAGCGCCGCCCTGGAGGAGGCCCAGGCCTGGCGG AAGAAGACGAACCACCGTCTCAGCCTGCCCACGCCCAGCTCTGGCACAAGCCTCAGTGCAG CCATCCACCGCACCCAACCCTGGTTCCATGGACGCATTTCTCGCGAGGAGAGCCAGCGGCTCATCAGGCAGCAGGGCCTGGTTGACGG CCTGTTCCTGGTCCGAGAGAGTCAGCGGAACCCACAGGGCTTTGTACTGTCTCTGTGCCACGCGCAGAAAGTCAAGCATTACCTTATCCTGCCG AGCGAGGAGGAGGGGCGCCTATACTTCAGCATGGACGAGGGCCAGACCCGCTTCACCGACCTGCTGCAGCTCGTGGAGTTCCACCAGCTGAACCGCGGCATCCTGCCCTGCCTGCTGCGATACTGCTGCACCCGCGTGGCCCTCTGA
- the GRB7 gene encoding growth factor receptor-bound protein 7 isoform X2, with protein MELGLSPLHLSSSPEDLYLASGTPPETPPPLDAPLSGEVKRSQPLPIPTGRKLLREEELQSTSLPSIPNPFPELCSPSSQSPILGGSSSARGLLPRDTSCPHVIKVYSEDGTCRSVEVAAGATARYVCEMLVHRSHSLSDENWGLVECHPYLALERALEDHESVAEVQAAWPIGGDSRIVFRKNFAKYELFKSTPHSLFPEKMVSSCLDAHTGISHEDVIQNFLNAGSFPEIQGFLHLRGSGRKLWKRFFCFLRRSGLYYSTKGTSKDPRHLQYVADVNESNVYVVTQGRKFYGMPTDFGFCIKPNKLRNGHKGLRLFCTEDEQSRSCWLAAFRLFKFGVQLYKNYQQTLCRHLCPPSGGSPPLKKTNHRLSLPTPSSGTSLSAAIHRTQPWFHGRISREESQRLIRQQGLVDGLFLVRESQRNPQGFVLSLCHAQKVKHYLILPSEEEGRLYFSMDEGQTRFTDLLQLVEFHQLNRGILPCLLRYCCTRVAL; from the exons ATGGAGCTGGGTCTGTCTCCGCTTCATCTCAGCAGCTCCCCAGAAGACCTGTACCTGGCCTCTGGGACCCCTCCTGAGACTCCCCCGCCTCTCGATGCCCCTCTGTCTGGGGAGGTGAAGAGGTCCCAGCCTCTGCCCATTCCAACCGGCAG GAAACTTCTTCGAGAGGAGGAGCTGCAGTCAACCTCTCTGCCCTCCATCCCCAACCCCTTCCCCGAGCTCTGCAGTCCTTCTTCACAGAGCCCCATTCTTGGGGGGTCCTCCAGTGCAAGGGGGCTGCTCCCTCGAGACACTAGCTGCCCCCAT gtcataaAGGTGTACAGTGAAGACGGGACCTGCCGCTCGGTGGAGGTGGCGGCGGGCGCCACGGCTCGCTACGTGTGCGAGATGCTGGTGCACCGATCTCACTCCCTGAGTGACGAGAACTGGGGGCTGGTGGAGTGCCACCCCTACCTAGCACTGG AGCGGGCCTTGGAGGACCATGAGTCAGTGGCAGAAGTGCAGGCTGCCTGGCCCATTGGTGGAGACAGCCGCATCGTCTTCCGGAAGAACTTTGCCAAATACGAACTGTTCAAGAGCACTCCA CACTCCCTATTCCCAGAAAAGATGGTCTCTAGCTGTCTGGATGCACATACAGGCATATCCCATGAGGACGTCATCCAG AACTTCCTGAATGCAGGCAGCTTCCCAGAGATCCAGGGCTTCCTGCACCTCCGGGGGTCAGGGCGCAAGCTTTGGAAACGTTTTTTTTGCTTCCTGCGCCGCTCTGGCCTGTATTACTCCACCAAGGGCACTTCCAAG GATCCGAGGCACCTGCAGTACGTAGCAGACGTGAACGAGTCCAATGTGTACGTGGTGACCCAGGGCCGCAAGTTCTACGGGATGCCCACAGACTTTGGCTTCTGTATCAAG CCAAACAAGCTTCGAAATGGCCACAAGGGGCTTCGCCTCTTCTGCACTGAGGATGAGCAGAGCCGCAGCTGCTGGTTGGCCGCCTTCCGCCTCTTCAAG TTTGGGGTACAGCTGTATAAGAATTACCAGCAGACCCTGTGCCGCCACCTGTGCCCACCCTCTGGGGGCTCCCCACCCTTG AAGAAGACGAACCACCGTCTCAGCCTGCCCACGCCCAGCTCTGGCACAAGCCTCAGTGCAG CCATCCACCGCACCCAACCCTGGTTCCATGGACGCATTTCTCGCGAGGAGAGCCAGCGGCTCATCAGGCAGCAGGGCCTGGTTGACGG CCTGTTCCTGGTCCGAGAGAGTCAGCGGAACCCACAGGGCTTTGTACTGTCTCTGTGCCACGCGCAGAAAGTCAAGCATTACCTTATCCTGCCG AGCGAGGAGGAGGGGCGCCTATACTTCAGCATGGACGAGGGCCAGACCCGCTTCACCGACCTGCTGCAGCTCGTGGAGTTCCACCAGCTGAACCGCGGCATCCTGCCCTGCCTGCTGCGATACTGCTGCACCCGCGTGGCCCTCTGA